One genomic window of Peteryoungia desertarenae includes the following:
- a CDS encoding IlvD/Edd family dehydratase has translation MTNNDRPKRRLRSQDWFDNPDHLDMTALYLERFMNFGTTPEELRAGKPIIGIAQSGSDINPCNRHHIELAKRVRDGIRDAGGIPIEFPSHPLFENCKRPTAALDRNLAYLGLVEILYGYPLDGVVLTTGCDKTTPSALMAASTVDIPAIVLSGGPMLDGWHDGELVGSGTVIWRSRRKYAAGEITREEFLERALDSAPSIGHCNTMGTASTMNAMAEALGMSLTGCAAIPAAYRERGQMAYRTGRRAVELVLDDIRPSRILTREAFLNAIRVNSAIGGSTNAQPHLMAMAKHAGVELTPEDWQIEGFDIPLLANVQPAGAYLGERFHRAGGVPAIMWELLQAGRLDGDCQTVTGQSIGQNVRERESTDRDVIRPYGQPLRERAGFLVLKGNLFDFAIMKTSVISEAFKARYLREPGNEGVFTGRAIVFDGSEDYHARINDPALDIDENSILVIRGAGPLGWPGSAEVVNMQPPDHLIRRGILSLPTIGDGRQSGTADSPSILNASPESAAGGGLAFVRTGDMIRIDLNQGRCDMLVDDQELARRRMEGIPVVPADATPWQMIYRQTVTQLSDGATIRDAEQFRAISKTPPRHNH, from the coding sequence GTGACGAACAACGATAGACCGAAACGCCGCCTGCGCTCGCAAGACTGGTTTGACAATCCCGACCATCTGGACATGACGGCGCTCTATCTGGAGCGGTTCATGAACTTTGGCACAACGCCCGAGGAACTGCGGGCCGGAAAGCCGATCATCGGCATTGCACAGTCTGGCAGTGACATAAATCCCTGCAATCGTCACCACATCGAGCTTGCCAAGCGGGTACGCGACGGTATTCGCGACGCGGGCGGTATTCCGATCGAGTTTCCCTCTCATCCTCTGTTCGAAAACTGCAAGCGCCCGACGGCGGCCCTTGACAGAAACCTCGCCTATCTGGGGTTGGTCGAGATCCTTTACGGCTATCCGCTGGATGGAGTGGTCCTGACCACCGGTTGCGACAAGACAACTCCCTCCGCTCTGATGGCCGCATCCACGGTTGATATTCCCGCCATTGTCCTGTCCGGCGGGCCGATGCTGGATGGCTGGCATGATGGGGAACTGGTCGGCTCCGGGACCGTCATCTGGCGCTCGAGGCGCAAATATGCCGCAGGCGAAATCACGCGCGAGGAGTTCCTCGAAAGGGCGCTGGATTCGGCTCCGTCCATCGGCCATTGCAACACCATGGGTACGGCTTCCACCATGAATGCCATGGCCGAAGCGCTCGGCATGTCTTTGACCGGCTGTGCGGCGATACCGGCTGCCTATCGCGAACGCGGGCAGATGGCCTATCGCACCGGTCGGCGGGCCGTGGAACTGGTGCTGGACGATATCCGACCATCCCGCATTCTGACGCGCGAGGCCTTTCTCAATGCCATCCGGGTCAATTCGGCCATTGGCGGCTCCACCAATGCGCAGCCGCATTTGATGGCCATGGCAAAACATGCAGGTGTCGAGCTGACGCCCGAGGACTGGCAGATCGAGGGTTTCGACATTCCGCTTCTCGCCAATGTCCAGCCGGCCGGCGCCTATCTGGGCGAACGCTTCCACCGCGCCGGAGGCGTGCCCGCCATCATGTGGGAACTGCTTCAGGCTGGCAGGCTAGACGGTGACTGTCAGACCGTGACAGGTCAGTCGATCGGCCAAAACGTGAGGGAACGAGAATCCACCGATCGAGACGTGATCAGACCCTATGGGCAGCCGCTGAGGGAGCGCGCGGGCTTCCTGGTGCTGAAAGGCAATCTGTTTGATTTCGCCATCATGAAGACAAGTGTGATCTCAGAAGCCTTCAAGGCGCGTTATCTTCGAGAGCCGGGCAATGAAGGCGTCTTCACCGGGCGCGCCATCGTTTTCGATGGATCGGAAGATTATCATGCCCGCATCAATGATCCGGCCCTTGATATCGACGAAAACTCAATTCTGGTCATTCGTGGTGCAGGTCCGCTTGGCTGGCCCGGCTCGGCTGAAGTCGTCAACATGCAGCCACCGGACCACCTGATCAGACGCGGCATCTTGAGCCTGCCAACGATTGGCGATGGCCGGCAATCAGGCACGGCAGACAGTCCGTCCATCCTCAATGCCTCACCCGAAAGTGCAGCCGGCGGCGGTCTTGCCTTTGTCCGGACGGGCGACATGATCCGGATCGACCTCAATCAGGGTCGATGCGACATGCTGGTGGATGATCAGGAATTGGCAAGGCGAAGAATGGAAGGCATTCCTGTCGTCCCCGCAGATGCGACGCCCTGGCAGATGATCTACCGTCAGACGGTCACGCAATTGAGCGACGGCGCTACGATCCGTGATGCGGAACAGTTTCGGGCGATATCGAAAACACCACCGCGTCATAATCACTGA